TCTTAAACACATTAATAAATGAACTGACTTGAGGTAACTGTACCATACTCATGTCATAGCTTAAATACGTAGAACGGACTAAAGATTGTTCTTCTACGTCCACTTTTAACATTGCAAACTGAGAGGTATCTAAGTCTTTTATCATAATTTCCGGTAAAATCGTCACCCCAACGCCACTTAACAACAACGCTTTACACGTCGCCACTTGGTCCACCTTAATGCGTGCATGATAATCTTGAGACATATGCTGTTGATACCATGTCTTGATTTGATTAATATAGACCGGGTCTGCTTGAAACTCAATAAAAGGTAGCTTATGTAATTCAGTTTCTTTATTTTTAGGATAGATGAAATAATGTTGATCATCCATCAAATGGTCATTGTGCATATTTAACAATTGATTCCCTCTCACGATCATAATATGGTAATCATTATGGTTCGCTTTAATATGTTCACTAGAGCCGACTTGTAATTGAATTTCAACATTTGGAAACTCCGCAGTGTACCGGTTCAATACTTCTGGCAATACCGTTTGACCGACTAAAGAGGAACAACCAATCGATAATGTCCCATTAATCGCACCGACATGCGCC
Above is a genomic segment from Staphylococcus delphini containing:
- a CDS encoding LysR family transcriptional regulator, giving the protein MKIDDYRLLITLDETRTLRKAAERLYISQPAVTQRLKSIERHFGVDIFIRTKKQLITTTEGAMVIAHAKSMLKQERLFQDKIKAHVGAINGTLSIGCSSLVGQTVLPEVLNRYTAEFPNVEIQLQVGSSEHIKANHNDYHIMIVRGNQLLNMHNDHLMDDQHYFIYPKNKETELHKLPFIEFQADPVYINQIKTWYQQHMSQDYHARIKVDQVATCKALLLSGVGVTILPEIMIKDLDTSQFAMLKVDVEEQSLVRSTYLSYDMSMVQLPQVSSFINVFKTYLHIEDIE